CGAAGCGCTCGGCGGCATCGGCGAGCGCGGCATGGGGGATATAGGCGACACGGCAATAGGTGAGCGCGACGATGTCCTGGTCGGGGCGCGGCAGCGCCATGCCATAGACATCCATGATGTCGCCCGGCACGCGCACGCTGGTATATTGCCGCCCGGCATGGGTGAACTGCGAGCCGGCGGCGAAGCCCTCCACCAGAAGGGCGCAATGGCTGGGATGATCCTGCTGTTCGATGATCGGCTTGCCGCGCTCGAACCTGCGCGTCGCCGAGGGCAGCGCCAGAATGGCGCGCTGCGCCGCCTCGCTCAGCGGCCCGTTGCGCGCGATCGCGGTCAGCAGGATGTCATCCCGCTTGGCTTCGATGTGTTTCCTCGTCTCCACGGTGTTGCGCCCCGCAACCGGTTCTTGGGTGCCCCTCCAACGTCGCGGCCATGTCGCAGTTCCCGCCTGTCCTTGCGGAACGCTCGGGCCGAGGGGGCGGCATCATGACGGTACTGGCGGAAGGCGACCTGATGGGGGACGCAGTGGCCGTGGCGGCGCGGCTCATCGGGGCTTTGTTCAGCCTCGACGGCGTCGGCGGCATCATCGTCGAGACCGAAGCCTATTGTCGGGACGATCCGGCATCCCACAGCTTCCGCGGACCGGGCAGGTCCAACGCGACCATGTTCGGCCCGGCCGGCGCCATCTACGTCTACCGCTCCTACGGCCTGCACTGGTGCGCCAACATCGTGACGGAGCCGGGCGCCGCGGTGCTCATCCGCGCCCTGGAGCCGACGATGGGTATGACCGTCATGGCGGAGCGGCGACGCACCGGTGAGCCTCGCCTTCTGTGTTCCGGCCCCGGTCGCCTCACCGAGGCTCTCGGCATCACCGGTGCGCATGACGGCGCGAGCATCCTCGCCCCTCCGTTCCGGCTCGACCTCCCGCAGGCGCGCGCGACGATCCAGACCGGACCGCGCATCGGCATCAGCCGCGCCGTCGATCGGCCCTGGCGCTTCGGCCTTGCCGGAAGCCGCTTCCTCAGCCGCCCCTTTCCCCGTGAAAGGAACTGAAGGCCGGCGCCGGGATTGTCGGGCTGTGGGGTGGCGGCAGCCGGACATCCGCGCGCGGCGCCAAAATGCGCGAATCAGATGACGCCATGA
The sequence above is a segment of the Phreatobacter oligotrophus genome. Coding sequences within it:
- a CDS encoding Crp/Fnr family transcriptional regulator; its protein translation is METRKHIEAKRDDILLTAIARNGPLSEAAQRAILALPSATRRFERGKPIIEQQDHPSHCALLVEGFAAGSQFTHAGRQYTSVRVPGDIMDVYGMALPRPDQDIVALTYCRVAYIPHAALADAAERFAVVNRHIWYTLAMEGLLQRAWIVSMGRRSASRRLAHLICELTVRLRAVGLADDKGFDFPIVQYELADILGISAVHANRAVQGLRALRLISWQKGQMVLPDLPALMRFAEFDAELFASASFEPTS
- a CDS encoding DNA-3-methyladenine glycosylase, which encodes MTVLAEGDLMGDAVAVAARLIGALFSLDGVGGIIVETEAYCRDDPASHSFRGPGRSNATMFGPAGAIYVYRSYGLHWCANIVTEPGAAVLIRALEPTMGMTVMAERRRTGEPRLLCSGPGRLTEALGITGAHDGASILAPPFRLDLPQARATIQTGPRIGISRAVDRPWRFGLAGSRFLSRPFPRERN